The following proteins are co-located in the Pseudoalteromonas sp. N1230-9 genome:
- the ccoS gene encoding cbb3-type cytochrome oxidase assembly protein CcoS, whose translation MSIIYMLIPIAILFVIIAIGVFFWAVKSEQFSDLNKQGHSILFEDDKEQHKNSND comes from the coding sequence ATGAGTATTATCTATATGCTAATCCCTATTGCTATATTATTTGTGATTATTGCAATTGGCGTTTTCTTTTGGGCTGTAAAAAGCGAACAATTTTCTGATTTAAACAAGCAAGGTCACAGCATCTTGTTTGAAGACGATAAAGAGCAACATAAAAATAGTAATGATTGA
- a CDS encoding anti-phage deoxyguanosine triphosphatase codes for MCQYWQARIIDQQKYRPNDNRSAWQVDRSRIIHAAAFRRLQAKTQIMGIGLNDFYRTRLTHSLEVAQIGSGLLRHLKTQHANFKHFPSASLLETLCLAHDIGHPPFGHGGEIALNFMMRENGGFEGNAQTLRIVSKLEPYSNGFGMNLTRRTLLGFIKYPAFIDDLWHTVPPLSEKRSFIKADHWRPAKGLYKDDQDVFNWIIAPLSGDDKKLLSSHYQADEFRARTHYKSLDAAIMELADDIAYAVHDLEDAIATEVLTLSDWLNHAQLQLEALNSPWLNEHLSSITKRLFSEYEYERKDAIGELVNTFIINAQLVVQNADFESEILQYTVSLPDEFAAILNVLKHFVFKRLIREPKMQQVEFKGQNLLIELFSAFASDPMRLLPETTQEMWLNAHDKQENSMRIICDYLSGMSDEYAYKTYQRLFLPVS; via the coding sequence ATGTGCCAATATTGGCAAGCCCGTATTATTGATCAACAAAAATATCGCCCAAATGATAACCGTTCTGCGTGGCAAGTAGACAGATCGCGTATCATACACGCAGCCGCATTTAGGCGTTTACAGGCAAAAACGCAAATAATGGGCATTGGCCTTAATGATTTTTACCGAACTCGCCTTACACATTCCCTTGAAGTTGCGCAAATTGGCAGTGGCCTACTTAGACATTTAAAAACGCAACACGCTAATTTTAAACATTTTCCCAGTGCAAGTTTACTTGAAACTCTGTGTTTAGCTCATGATATAGGCCATCCCCCTTTTGGACATGGTGGAGAAATAGCACTTAACTTTATGATGCGTGAAAATGGTGGATTTGAAGGCAATGCGCAAACATTAAGAATCGTCTCTAAACTGGAACCATATAGTAATGGTTTTGGTATGAACTTAACACGCCGCACTTTACTTGGGTTTATCAAATACCCAGCGTTTATTGATGATTTATGGCATACAGTTCCACCTTTAAGTGAAAAAAGAAGCTTTATAAAAGCAGATCATTGGCGCCCTGCTAAAGGGTTATATAAAGATGATCAAGATGTATTTAACTGGATAATCGCCCCTCTGTCAGGCGATGATAAAAAGCTTTTGTCTAGTCATTACCAAGCCGATGAATTTAGAGCTAGAACCCATTATAAATCACTCGACGCTGCAATTATGGAGTTGGCTGATGACATTGCCTATGCCGTGCACGATCTCGAAGATGCCATAGCGACAGAAGTGCTTACCCTTTCAGATTGGCTCAATCACGCTCAACTACAATTAGAAGCCCTTAATTCACCTTGGTTAAACGAGCACTTAAGTTCAATAACCAAACGGCTATTTTCAGAATACGAGTATGAGCGCAAAGATGCTATCGGAGAGCTGGTTAACACCTTTATTATTAATGCTCAGTTAGTAGTTCAAAACGCTGATTTTGAATCTGAAATATTGCAATACACAGTCAGCTTACCTGATGAATTTGCAGCCATTCTCAATGTTTTAAAGCATTTTGTGTTTAAACGCTTAATTCGGGAACCCAAAATGCAGCAAGTTGAATTTAAAGGACAAAATCTATTGATTGAGCTGTTCAGTGCTTTTGCCAGTGATCCTATGCGTTTGCTACCCGAAACAACACAAGAAATGTGGTTGAATGCTCATGATAAGCAAGAAAACTCAATGCGCATTATTTGTGATTATTTATCAGGAATGAGTGATGAATACGCATATAAGACCTATCAACGGTTATTTCTTCCTGTTAGTTAA
- a CDS encoding FNR family transcription factor has product MDFSQNKSKSLCTISCNNCSISQLCLPFSLNGQEMDRLDEIIERKKPLHKGDYLFESGASLNAIYAVRSGSFKSYTLSEQGDEQITGFHLAGDLVGFDAINKMAHQSFSQALETSMVCEIPFDTLDELAGKLPKLRQQIMRLMSNEINYDQEMLLLLNKKSAEERLASFIFNLAERFGERGFSRKEFRLTMTRGEIGNYLGLTVETISRLLSRFQKAGLIKVEGKFITILDQQALATTAAIKCK; this is encoded by the coding sequence ATGGACTTTTCTCAAAACAAGTCAAAAAGCTTATGTACGATTAGCTGCAATAATTGCAGTATCAGTCAGCTATGTTTGCCATTTTCACTCAATGGTCAGGAGATGGATCGACTTGATGAAATTATTGAACGTAAAAAGCCACTCCATAAAGGCGATTACCTTTTCGAGTCTGGAGCAAGCCTTAATGCAATCTATGCGGTACGCTCAGGATCATTCAAATCCTATACACTCTCTGAGCAGGGTGACGAACAAATAACGGGCTTCCACTTAGCCGGTGATCTCGTTGGTTTTGATGCTATAAATAAAATGGCACATCAAAGCTTCTCACAAGCACTTGAAACTTCAATGGTATGTGAAATTCCATTTGATACTCTTGATGAGTTAGCAGGTAAGCTCCCTAAACTACGTCAGCAAATTATGCGCTTGATGAGTAACGAAATTAACTATGATCAAGAAATGCTGTTACTACTCAATAAAAAATCTGCCGAAGAACGTTTAGCCAGCTTTATTTTTAATCTTGCTGAACGTTTTGGCGAACGCGGCTTTTCACGCAAAGAATTTCGTTTAACCATGACACGCGGAGAAATCGGTAATTACTTAGGCTTAACCGTTGAAACGATTAGTCGCTTACTTAGTCGCTTCCAAAAAGCGGGGCTTATTAAGGTTGAAGGCAAGTTTATTACAATTTTAGATCAACAAGCGCTGGCTACAACTGCTGCTATCAAATGTAAATAG
- a CDS encoding sulfite exporter TauE/SafE family protein: MIDPLFISAFVMGLLGSGHCLAMCGGIASSLQLAAKKQQAVSYSVAYNIGRALSYMLAGALVAGISSKFAAQNSQLAIVLSFLSGIFMLLVGIYIMRLAATLQWLEKLGKTFIWQHLVKLNRHLLPVDSLPKALLYGALWGWLPCGLVYSALTWALTSPSAAHGAGVMLFFALGTFPAMVSVGLVSHKINTFLNHVWTRVILGSVIIWYGIYLLIIATDKLVH; the protein is encoded by the coding sequence ATGATTGACCCCCTATTCATCAGCGCTTTTGTTATGGGTTTGCTCGGCAGTGGGCATTGTCTTGCTATGTGCGGTGGCATAGCAAGCAGTTTACAGCTTGCTGCAAAAAAGCAACAAGCTGTAAGTTATTCTGTTGCTTACAATATTGGCAGAGCACTAAGTTATATGCTTGCTGGCGCACTGGTCGCTGGGATAAGTAGCAAATTTGCCGCTCAAAATTCTCAATTAGCCATTGTCTTATCCTTCCTCAGCGGCATATTCATGTTACTCGTTGGAATTTACATTATGCGCTTGGCTGCCACTTTACAATGGCTTGAGAAACTAGGAAAAACTTTTATATGGCAGCATTTAGTCAAACTTAATCGCCATCTTCTGCCGGTTGACTCCCTACCAAAAGCATTATTATATGGTGCATTATGGGGCTGGCTTCCTTGTGGCTTGGTTTATTCAGCGTTAACATGGGCATTAACAAGCCCATCAGCAGCACATGGCGCCGGTGTTATGCTCTTTTTTGCACTAGGTACCTTCCCTGCAATGGTCAGTGTTGGGCTTGTTAGCCATAAAATAAACACTTTTTTAAACCATGTTTGGACTAGGGTTATTCTAGGAAGTGTAATAATATGGTACGGTATATACTTATTAATTATAGCAACCGATAAACTCGTTCATTAG
- a CDS encoding DUF481 domain-containing protein, protein MLQRYLLLSAILAHSPMSYSTDTLPDPLLKEREIIIKDASKFDWIRLNSGEWLKGELISMYGKELEFDSDILDTQIIDREDVYMIISERHHTVRFNDGHELSGSLNISGGYVRVGDSPAKYRYNDLVSIAPSIDSELSAWTVKISLGANLSRGNTDQTEYSAQADIKRRTASSRFLAEFLGYRTTNDNEVTKNNIRANGTFDWFYTQKMYFRPIFFEYYRDPFQNIANKYTIGAGVGYYVMDTDKTEWDFSTGPAFQKTQFDTVAVDEDESNSSMSYFLGTNFEHEITKKIDFTFNYRYLFADADSGGDSQYAMASFETEITEDIDFDVSLVWDYLAEPIADENGLVPEKEDYKMIFALGIDL, encoded by the coding sequence ATGCTTCAACGATACTTACTACTTAGTGCAATACTAGCTCACTCCCCAATGAGCTATAGCACTGACACTCTTCCCGACCCATTACTTAAAGAACGCGAGATTATTATTAAAGATGCCTCAAAGTTTGATTGGATCCGCTTAAATTCAGGCGAGTGGCTCAAGGGTGAACTCATATCAATGTATGGCAAAGAACTTGAGTTTGACAGTGACATACTCGATACACAAATTATAGACCGCGAAGATGTCTACATGATTATATCTGAACGCCACCACACGGTACGTTTTAATGATGGTCATGAACTTAGCGGTAGTTTAAATATTTCAGGTGGTTATGTACGTGTTGGTGATTCTCCTGCCAAATACCGCTATAACGATCTTGTGTCGATTGCTCCATCGATTGACAGTGAGTTAAGTGCATGGACAGTTAAAATATCGCTCGGCGCTAATTTATCACGCGGTAATACTGACCAAACAGAATACTCTGCGCAAGCTGATATAAAACGCCGCACTGCTTCGAGTCGTTTCCTCGCTGAGTTTTTAGGTTATCGCACAACCAATGACAATGAAGTCACTAAAAACAACATCCGAGCCAATGGGACATTCGACTGGTTTTACACACAAAAAATGTATTTTCGCCCTATTTTCTTTGAGTATTACCGTGACCCATTTCAAAATATTGCCAATAAATACACTATAGGTGCGGGTGTTGGTTATTATGTCATGGATACAGATAAAACTGAGTGGGACTTTTCTACAGGTCCAGCATTTCAGAAAACTCAATTTGATACTGTGGCGGTTGATGAAGACGAAAGTAATTCATCCATGTCGTATTTTCTTGGCACTAATTTTGAGCATGAAATAACGAAAAAAATAGATTTTACATTTAACTATCGTTACTTATTCGCCGATGCCGATTCAGGCGGAGATTCTCAGTATGCTATGGCTAGCTTTGAAACTGAAATCACCGAAGATATCGATTTTGATGTGTCACTCGTATGGGACTATCTAGCTGAGCCAATTGCTGATGAAAACGGACTCGTGCCAGAAAAAGAAGATTATAAAATGATATTCGCGTTGGGTATCGATTTGTAA
- a CDS encoding glucosaminidase domain-containing protein — MLKYLFRGLLTAFFTWALLYPFINTDHVVEGVEQSDSTKKGTQRVQKKEKPLHNVKLPDFSSFTDVKEKKHAFFDFIRPHIEAENKKILQQRATLEIARMMLEFNEPLSNKQKQDIKKILASYKLSNSLDVLSLTRALRRVDIIPKELALMQAANESAWGTSRFARIGLNFFGQWCYKKGCGMVPRRRANEAAHEVTAFKSVRAAVSSYFKNINTHAAYSDLRSIREDLRRQQKPIEATKLTHGLMSYSERGEAYIEELNTMINQNRAYFDE; from the coding sequence ATGCTTAAATACCTTTTTCGAGGCTTACTTACCGCTTTCTTTACTTGGGCATTACTTTATCCATTTATAAATACAGACCATGTTGTTGAAGGCGTAGAACAATCAGACAGCACAAAAAAAGGAACACAACGTGTACAAAAAAAAGAGAAACCTTTACATAATGTAAAGCTGCCTGACTTTTCGAGCTTTACAGATGTAAAAGAAAAAAAGCATGCATTTTTTGATTTTATTCGTCCACACATTGAAGCTGAAAATAAAAAGATTTTACAGCAACGTGCAACGTTAGAAATTGCCCGCATGATGCTTGAGTTTAATGAGCCTTTATCTAACAAGCAAAAACAAGATATTAAAAAAATCTTAGCTAGCTACAAGTTATCTAACTCACTGGATGTTTTATCACTTACACGAGCATTACGGCGTGTAGATATCATACCAAAAGAACTTGCACTCATGCAGGCTGCAAATGAGTCAGCTTGGGGAACATCTCGCTTTGCAAGAATTGGCTTAAACTTTTTTGGCCAGTGGTGCTACAAAAAGGGCTGTGGCATGGTTCCTCGACGCCGTGCAAATGAAGCCGCACACGAAGTTACTGCATTTAAGTCTGTGCGTGCAGCAGTCAGTTCTTATTTTAAAAATATTAATACCCACGCAGCATATTCAGATTTGCGCTCAATTCGCGAAGACTTACGACGTCAGCAAAAACCTATTGAAGCGACGAAGCTAACACACGGGTTGATGTCATACTCTGAGCGTGGTGAAGCGTACATAGAAGAATTAAACACAATGATTAATCAAAACAGAGCATACTTTGATGAATAA
- the uspE gene encoding universal stress protein UspE: MDAIKRILAVIDPTKEHQHGLSRSIDLAKKSGATITAFLSIYDFSYEMTTMLSSDEREAMREAVIKDRQVWLDEQIALYPELSIESCVVWHNRPYEAIINTVINDGFDLVVKGTHEHDTLKSVIFTPTDWHLIRKCPAPVLLVKEKEWPAQGNILAAVNAVTENEQHLELNKRIINDARFICDLANAQLNLVNAYPATPVNIAIEIPEFNPGVYNESVKKHHFESTLALAKSFSISEEHCHIEEGLPEDVIPDVAAKLNSELVVIGTVGRTGLSAALVGNTAEHVIDSLDCDVLALKPDGYISPLAK, translated from the coding sequence ATGGACGCAATTAAACGAATCTTAGCAGTTATAGACCCAACTAAAGAACATCAACATGGCTTAAGCCGTTCAATTGATTTGGCCAAAAAATCTGGCGCCACCATCACCGCATTCCTCAGTATCTATGATTTTTCTTATGAAATGACCACAATGCTTTCTAGTGATGAGCGAGAAGCCATGCGCGAAGCTGTTATCAAAGATAGGCAAGTCTGGTTAGATGAGCAAATTGCACTCTACCCTGAACTTAGCATAGAGTCGTGTGTTGTTTGGCATAATCGCCCTTACGAAGCGATTATTAATACTGTTATTAATGATGGATTTGATCTTGTCGTCAAAGGCACACATGAACACGACACTCTAAAATCGGTTATTTTCACTCCCACTGATTGGCATCTTATTCGTAAGTGCCCTGCCCCTGTATTACTCGTTAAAGAAAAAGAGTGGCCGGCTCAGGGCAATATTTTAGCTGCCGTTAATGCCGTAACTGAAAATGAACAACATCTAGAGCTAAATAAACGTATTATAAATGACGCCCGCTTTATTTGTGACCTCGCAAATGCGCAGCTCAATCTTGTTAATGCTTACCCAGCAACGCCGGTAAACATTGCCATTGAAATCCCCGAGTTCAACCCAGGCGTTTATAACGAATCAGTAAAGAAACATCATTTTGAATCAACCTTAGCGCTTGCAAAGAGCTTTTCAATTAGTGAAGAACACTGTCATATTGAAGAAGGTTTACCTGAAGATGTTATTCCTGATGTTGCCGCTAAGCTAAACAGCGAATTAGTTGTTATTGGCACGGTAGGACGCACAGGTTTGAGCGCCGCCCTCGTTGGCAACACAGCTGAGCATGTAATTGATAGCCTTGATTGCGATGTATTAGCACTTAAACCTGATGGCTACATTAGTCCTCTTGCAAAATAA
- a CDS encoding MerR family transcriptional regulator: MYINEASKLTGATQRAIRLYESVGLLTVSRRGKYRVYSQENIHLIKLIKEAQTLGVALSDMVALKGENEDFDWQAVSHYLIQKQALVEENIKQLELQRERIKNYRISIDKCIQELDSHP; encoded by the coding sequence ATGTATATCAATGAGGCGTCAAAACTCACAGGGGCAACACAAAGAGCTATAAGACTCTATGAATCAGTCGGGCTACTAACTGTTTCTCGCCGAGGGAAGTATCGAGTTTATAGCCAAGAGAATATTCATCTAATCAAACTAATAAAAGAGGCTCAAACTCTGGGTGTTGCTTTGTCAGATATGGTTGCTTTAAAGGGAGAAAATGAGGATTTTGATTGGCAGGCAGTCAGCCATTACCTCATTCAAAAGCAAGCTCTAGTTGAAGAAAATATAAAGCAGCTTGAACTCCAAAGAGAGCGTATTAAAAATTACCGAATTTCAATTGATAAGTGTATTCAAGAACTTGACTCTCACCCTTAG
- the ttcA gene encoding tRNA 2-thiocytidine(32) synthetase TtcA, with the protein MSHSVEAKAQYNFNKLQKRLRRLTGQAVMDFNMIEEGDRIMVCLSGGKDSYTLLDTLQHLQRVAPIKFDLFAVNLDQKQPGFPEHVLPEYLDKLGIEYKIVEEDTYSIVTDIIPEGKTTCSLCSRLRRGILYRTAKEMGATKIALGHHRDDMIETLFLNMFYGGKLKSMPAKLMSDNGEHMVIRPLAYCKETDIEKYADRMAFPIIPCNLCGSQENLQRKHTKAMLAEWNKQHPGRIESIFTAMQNVVPSHLADNALFNFKDLQTGEVIDGGDIALDKPDIPKQPALEQEQENNVVTINLS; encoded by the coding sequence GTGTCTCACTCAGTAGAAGCTAAAGCGCAATATAACTTTAATAAGTTACAAAAACGCTTACGTCGATTAACCGGCCAAGCCGTGATGGACTTTAACATGATCGAAGAAGGCGATCGTATCATGGTATGTTTATCCGGTGGTAAAGACAGCTACACTCTATTGGATACGCTGCAACATTTGCAACGCGTTGCGCCAATTAAGTTTGACTTATTTGCAGTCAATCTTGATCAGAAGCAACCAGGCTTTCCTGAGCATGTGTTACCCGAATACCTAGACAAGCTTGGTATTGAATACAAAATAGTTGAAGAAGACACCTACAGTATTGTCACCGATATTATTCCTGAAGGTAAAACAACCTGCTCGCTTTGCTCGCGACTTCGTCGTGGTATTTTATATCGTACAGCAAAAGAGATGGGTGCAACCAAAATAGCCCTTGGGCATCATCGTGATGACATGATTGAAACGCTTTTCTTAAACATGTTCTATGGCGGTAAATTAAAGAGTATGCCTGCTAAGTTAATGAGTGATAATGGCGAGCACATGGTTATTCGCCCACTTGCTTATTGTAAAGAAACTGATATTGAAAAATATGCAGACCGTATGGCGTTTCCTATCATTCCTTGTAACCTGTGTGGTTCACAAGAAAATTTACAACGTAAACACACTAAAGCAATGCTTGCAGAGTGGAATAAACAACACCCAGGCCGCATTGAAAGTATTTTTACAGCAATGCAAAACGTTGTACCGTCACACCTAGCTGACAATGCGTTATTTAACTTTAAAGACCTTCAAACCGGTGAAGTAATTGATGGCGGTGATATCGCTCTAGATAAGCCTGATATCCCAAAACAGCCTGCACTTGAACAAGAACAGGAAAATAACGTAGTAACAATTAACTTAAGCTAA
- a CDS encoding prolyl oligopeptidase family serine peptidase, with amino-acid sequence MIKKTLACAIVVALAGCGESTPTNTEQTVKTAEVKAAVNYPETKKGNVVDEYFGEQVADPYRWLEDDMSDETAQWVKAENDVTFSYLKNIPYRDELKTTLEKLMNYEKVTAPFKEGEYTYFYKNDGLQNQYVVYRKKGDSEAEVFLDPNTFSSDGTTSMSGLTFTEDGTLAAYQISEGGSDWRKIIIIDTATKQPIEEALVDVKFSGIAWLGNEGFYYSSYDKPKGSELSAKTDQHKVYYHKLGTAQADDQLIYGGTEAQKHRYIGAEVTRDNRYLIIAASTSTSGNKLFIKDLTQPDSKLVTILDNTDSDTSIIDNDGSKLYLVTNLNAPNMRVVTVDAADPSPENWQDLIPETDNVLSISKGGDYFFAKYMVDAISQVKQYDKSGKLVRDISLPGVGTAYGFSGKHDAETLYYSFTNYTTPGNTYSFDVESGKSDVYRKSGAKFNSEDYISEQVFYTSKDGTKVPMIISYKKGTELNGKNPTILYGYGGFNVSLTPSYSPTVAAWLEHGGVYAVANIRGGGEYGKAWHVNGTQLKKQNVFDDFIAAAEYLNEKQYSSPDYLAVRGGSNGGLLVGAVMTQRPELFKVALPAVGVLDMLRYHTFTAGAGWAYDYGTSEQSKEMFDYLKGYSPVHNVKAGVSYPATLVTTGDHDDRVVPAHSFKFAAELQEKGAKQNPYLIRIETNAGHGAGTPTSKVIDMYADIYGFTLYNMGVKSL; translated from the coding sequence ATGATCAAGAAAACGCTTGCATGTGCGATAGTTGTTGCACTGGCGGGGTGTGGTGAATCAACCCCAACAAACACAGAACAAACTGTAAAAACTGCAGAGGTTAAAGCTGCTGTGAATTATCCAGAAACTAAAAAAGGCAATGTTGTTGACGAATATTTCGGTGAGCAAGTAGCAGACCCATATCGTTGGTTAGAAGACGATATGAGCGACGAAACCGCACAATGGGTGAAAGCCGAAAATGACGTTACGTTTTCTTATCTAAAAAATATTCCTTATCGCGATGAGCTTAAAACCACGCTCGAAAAGCTGATGAACTACGAAAAAGTGACAGCGCCGTTTAAAGAGGGTGAGTACACCTACTTTTATAAAAACGATGGTCTACAAAATCAGTATGTGGTTTATCGTAAAAAAGGCGACTCAGAAGCTGAAGTGTTTTTAGATCCAAATACTTTTAGTAGCGACGGCACAACCTCAATGTCGGGCTTAACCTTCACAGAAGACGGTACGTTAGCAGCTTATCAAATCTCTGAAGGCGGCAGTGATTGGCGTAAAATTATCATTATTGATACAGCGACAAAACAGCCAATTGAAGAAGCATTAGTCGATGTGAAATTTAGTGGTATTGCTTGGCTTGGTAACGAAGGTTTCTATTACTCGAGCTACGATAAGCCAAAAGGAAGTGAGCTGTCTGCGAAAACAGATCAACATAAAGTTTATTATCACAAATTAGGCACAGCGCAAGCTGATGACCAATTAATTTATGGTGGCACAGAGGCACAAAAGCACCGTTATATTGGCGCAGAGGTAACTCGTGATAATCGTTATTTAATTATCGCTGCTAGTACTTCAACTTCAGGTAATAAATTGTTTATCAAAGATTTAACTCAGCCTGACAGCAAGCTAGTGACGATTTTAGATAACACAGACTCAGATACTTCTATAATTGATAATGACGGCTCGAAACTCTATTTAGTTACTAACTTAAACGCACCAAATATGCGTGTAGTGACAGTCGATGCCGCTGATCCAAGCCCTGAAAATTGGCAAGATTTAATCCCTGAAACTGACAATGTACTTAGTATTTCAAAAGGCGGTGACTACTTCTTTGCTAAGTATATGGTTGATGCGATTTCGCAAGTAAAACAATACGATAAATCAGGTAAACTGGTGCGCGATATCAGCCTACCAGGTGTGGGCACTGCATATGGCTTTAGTGGTAAGCACGATGCAGAAACTCTGTATTACTCATTCACAAATTACACCACGCCAGGTAATACCTATTCGTTTGATGTTGAATCAGGCAAGTCTGATGTGTATCGCAAGTCGGGCGCTAAGTTTAATAGCGAAGACTATATTTCTGAACAAGTATTCTATACATCAAAAGATGGCACTAAAGTGCCGATGATTATCTCATACAAAAAAGGCACGGAACTTAACGGTAAAAATCCAACTATTTTATATGGTTATGGTGGCTTTAACGTGAGCCTAACACCAAGCTACAGCCCTACGGTTGCGGCATGGCTTGAGCACGGTGGTGTGTATGCTGTTGCTAATATTCGTGGTGGTGGCGAGTACGGTAAAGCGTGGCATGTGAATGGTACACAGCTTAAAAAGCAAAATGTATTTGATGACTTTATTGCTGCTGCTGAGTACTTAAACGAAAAGCAATACAGCTCACCTGATTACTTAGCGGTACGTGGTGGTTCTAATGGTGGCTTATTAGTCGGTGCGGTTATGACACAGCGTCCTGAGCTATTTAAAGTTGCGCTTCCTGCTGTAGGTGTTTTAGATATGCTGCGTTACCACACCTTTACAGCGGGTGCTGGTTGGGCGTATGACTACGGTACTAGTGAGCAAAGTAAAGAAATGTTCGATTACTTAAAAGGCTACTCGCCTGTTCACAATGTTAAAGCGGGTGTAAGTTATCCTGCGACTTTAGTGACAACAGGGGATCATGATGACCGTGTGGTGCCTGCGCATTCATTTAAGTTTGCTGCTGAATTACAAGAAAAAGGTGCAAAACAAAACCCGTACCTGATTCGCATTGAGACAAATGCAGGGCATGGAGCGGGTACTCCTACTAGCAAGGTTATTGATATGTACGCTGATATTTATGGTTTTACACTTTATAATATGGGTGTAAAAAGCCTTTAG
- a CDS encoding DUF2987 domain-containing protein: MNKTFSWLKVIGTVAALSFSSFKVAASEFVVAYDGFYDRLKVVNKGEFQYAQVNFYLTDIASNEVCTIKSGKIITEQQEFDLTYTEQAQLLLPFDKQLDTDKAVIVVQPMNPKHDCQLKLQIEATQLDEFALTKANLFALDQEFDELLSDLSGFFVSKLMWFLLPEQKGVVLKFDSTDAMSADGVSCKENRCFINVTDDWEEDETRLSNNGALLSATPWIAK, translated from the coding sequence ATGAATAAAACGTTTTCATGGTTGAAAGTAATTGGCACTGTTGCGGCTTTAAGCTTTTCAAGCTTCAAGGTCGCGGCGAGTGAGTTTGTTGTAGCTTATGATGGCTTTTATGACCGCTTAAAAGTGGTCAATAAAGGTGAATTTCAATATGCACAAGTGAATTTCTATTTAACTGATATTGCTAGCAATGAAGTATGTACAATTAAATCAGGAAAAATCATAACTGAACAGCAGGAGTTTGATCTAACTTATACTGAGCAAGCGCAGCTTTTACTGCCTTTTGATAAACAGTTAGATACTGACAAAGCTGTGATTGTGGTACAGCCTATGAATCCTAAACATGATTGTCAGCTTAAGTTACAGATTGAGGCAACACAACTGGATGAGTTCGCATTAACAAAAGCGAACCTATTTGCTCTTGACCAAGAATTTGATGAACTACTCTCCGACCTTTCAGGTTTTTTTGTGAGCAAACTAATGTGGTTCCTGTTACCTGAACAAAAAGGCGTTGTGTTGAAGTTTGATAGCACAGATGCAATGTCGGCAGATGGAGTAAGCTGTAAAGAAAACCGCTGTTTTATTAATGTTACTGACGACTGGGAGGAGGATGAAACTCGTCTAAGTAATAATGGAGCGTTATTAAGTGCAACTCCTTGGATTGCGAAATAA
- a CDS encoding NAD(P)H-dependent oxidoreductase — protein MKRILVINANPKSTSLCKSLAEQYAAVAIKKHDVKQVHIGDLNFAINLAEGYDEVIELEPCLADLQKKILWAEHIVIVSPVWWGTMPAKFKGAIDRVFLPGFSFKYVEGKSIPQKLLKGRTSELLVTLDTPVFWYKYIQGNVIYKNFKHCILDFSGIKNKATTYFGPVINSSSDKRKAWLNKAAQLGAKVN, from the coding sequence ATGAAAAGAATATTAGTAATTAATGCAAACCCTAAATCAACGAGCTTGTGTAAATCTTTAGCAGAGCAATATGCTGCTGTTGCCATAAAAAAACACGATGTGAAACAAGTTCATATCGGAGATTTGAATTTTGCAATAAATTTAGCAGAAGGCTACGATGAAGTGATTGAGTTAGAGCCTTGTTTAGCTGATCTGCAAAAGAAAATCCTTTGGGCCGAGCATATTGTGATAGTTAGCCCTGTTTGGTGGGGGACCATGCCTGCTAAGTTTAAAGGGGCGATTGACCGAGTTTTTTTACCAGGCTTTTCGTTTAAATATGTTGAGGGTAAATCAATACCGCAAAAGTTATTAAAAGGCCGTACATCAGAGTTGTTAGTAACCTTGGATACCCCCGTTTTTTGGTACAAATACATACAAGGGAATGTCATCTATAAAAACTTTAAACATTGTATTTTGGACTTTTCAGGAATTAAAAATAAAGCCACCACATACTTTGGGCCCGTTATAAACTCCAGTAGTGATAAAAGAAAAGCGTGGCTTAACAAAGCAGCTCAATTAGGAGCGAAAGTGAATTAG